A section of the Myxocyprinus asiaticus isolate MX2 ecotype Aquarium Trade chromosome 22, UBuf_Myxa_2, whole genome shotgun sequence genome encodes:
- the LOC127412811 gene encoding magnesium transporter protein 1-like, whose product MFSKLLIVVFLAVILHGTPTDAQKKKEALLSEKVTQMMEWASKRAVIRLNGEKFRRLIRAPPRNYSAIIMFTALQPQRQCAVCRQADEEYQILANSWRYSSAFTNRIFFAMVDFDEGSDVFQMLNMNSAPTFINFPAKGKPKRADTYELQVRGFAAEQLARWVADRTDVHIRVIRPPNYAGPLMLGLLLSVIGSLAYLRRNNLEFLFNKNVWAFTALCFVLIMTSGQMWNHIRGPPYAHKNPSTGEVSYIHGSNQAQFVAETHIVLLFNAAVTLGMVLLHEAATSDLDIGKRKIMCVAGIGLVVLFFSWLLSIFRAKYHGYPYSFLIS is encoded by the exons ATGTTTTCTAAACTTTTGATAGTTGTTTTTCTCGCTGTTATTTTACACGGCACGCCAACAGATGCACAGAAAAAGAAGGAG GCTCTGTTGTCAGAGAAGGTCACTCAGATGATGGAATGGGCCAGTAAGCGTGCAGTGATCCGGCTGAACGGAGAGAAGTTCAGGAGGCTGATCAGAGCTCCTCCACGCAACTACTCGGCCATCATCATGTTCACGGCACTACAGCCACAGAGACAGTGTGCCGTCTGTAG acaggcGGATGAGGAATACCAGATTCTTGCGAACTCTTGGCGATATTCAAGTGCATTTACTAACAGAATTTTCTTTGCAATGGTGGATTTTGATGAAGGCTCAGATGTTTTTCAGATG CTCAACATGAACTCTGCTCCAACATTCATCAACTTTCCGGCCAAAGGCAAACCCAAACGAGCGGACACGTATGAGCTGCAGGTTCGAGGCTTTGCAGCTGAGCAGCTCGCTCGATGGGTGGCTGACCGAACAGATGTCCAT ATCCGGGTGATCAGACCTCCTAACTACGCCGGGCCGTTGATGTTGGGTTTGCTGCTGTCAGTCATTGGTAGTCTGGCTTACCTGCGCCGCAATAACCTGGAGTTCCTCTTCAATAAGAATGTCTGGGCTTTCACTGCACTG tGTTTTGTGTTGATCATGACATCGGGTCAAATGTGGAATCACATTCGAGGACCTCCATACGCTCACAAGAACCCAAGCACTGGCGAAGTG AGTTACATCCATGGCAGCAATCAGGCTCAATTTGTGGCAGAGACGCACATAGTTCTGCTGTTTA ATGCGGCAGTGACCTTAGGAATGGTGCTGCTCCATGAGGCCGCAACCTCTGACCTGGACATCGGAAAGAGAAAAA TCATGTGTGTGGCAGGAATTGGACTGGTGGTGCTGTTCTTCAGCTGGCTTTTGTCCATCTTTAGGGCCAAATATCACGGATATCCTTACAG TTTCCTGATTAGTTAA